The following coding sequences lie in one Pseudorca crassidens isolate mPseCra1 chromosome 2, mPseCra1.hap1, whole genome shotgun sequence genomic window:
- the LOC137210428 gene encoding transcription initiation protein SPT3 homolog, which produces MFEDDEIDEVKQERMERAERQTRIMDSAQYAEFCESRQLSFSRKASKFRDWLDCSSMEIKPNVVAMEILAYLAYETVAQLVDLALLMKQDVVTKAGDPFSHAISATFIQYHSSAEGSFLRSYPDSPENTPPPTPSAPSSGSQLSGRTTSGSLRNGSARQDSAKTKRRKRKKSIAACDVEAHINAIQP; this is translated from the coding sequence ATGTTTGAAGATGATGAAATTGATGAAGTTAAACAAGAAAGAATGGAGAGAGCAGAAAGACAAACTCGAATTATGGATTCAGCTCAATATGCAGAATTCTGTGAAAGTAGACAATTAAGTTTCTCCAGAAAAGCCTCCAAATTTCGAGACTGGTTGGACTGCAGCAGTATGGAGATAAAGCCCAATGTTGTCGCTATGGAAATTTTAGCATATTTAGCGTACGAAACTGTGGCACAGTTAGTGGACCTGGCTCTTCTCATGAAGCAGGACGTGGTAACCAAGGCAGGAGACCCCTTCAGCCATGCCATTTCTGCCACCTTCATTCAGTATCACAGCTCTGCTGAGGGATCTTTCCTGAGGTCCTACCCAGACTCTCCTGAGAACACACCTCCTCCTACACCAAGCGCTCCATCGTCTGGATCACAGCTCTCAGGGAGAACCACATCAGGATCCCTAAGGAACGGGAGTGCGAGACAAGACTCAGCTAAAACCAAacgaaggaaaagaaaaaagagcatcgCGGCCTGTGATGTTGAGGCTCACATCAATGCCATCCAGCCCTGA